A genomic window from Peromyscus maniculatus bairdii isolate BWxNUB_F1_BW_parent chromosome 1, HU_Pman_BW_mat_3.1, whole genome shotgun sequence includes:
- the Inafm1 gene encoding putative transmembrane protein INAFM1 has translation MRGSSCVGGGGESPGGAGLSEGPRGRWLRLAPVCAYFLCVSLAAVLLAVYYGLIWVPTRPPAGPADPLPSAPAPPCARAAPPAPPPAASCLLGASGGPRPQPGLPRSRRHSRRPAPGATSETASRAPG, from the coding sequence ATGCGGGGCTCGAGCTGTGTGGGCGGCGGTGGCGAGAGCCCGGGCGGTGCGGGGCTGAGCGAGGGTCCCCGCGGCCGATGGCTGCGCCTTGCCCCGGTCTgcgcctacttcctgtgtgtgtcctTGGCCGCCGTGCTGCTCGCCGTGTACTACGGGCTCATCTGGGTACCCACGCGGCCGCCCGCGGGCCCCGCCGACCCCCTGCCCAGCGCGCCTGCCCCTCCTTGCGCCCGTGCAGCGCCACCCGCCCCACCTCCTGCCGCCTCCTGCTTGCTCGGAGCTTCGGGCGGGCCAAGACCGCAGCCTGGACTGCCACGGAGCCGCCGCCACAGCCGCCGCCCAGCGCCGGGAGCGACGTCCGAGACCGCGAGCCGAGCGCCGGGATAG